A single region of the Cucumis melo cultivar AY chromosome 3, USDA_Cmelo_AY_1.0, whole genome shotgun sequence genome encodes:
- the LOC103496546 gene encoding uncharacterized protein LOC103496546 isoform X10, protein MVPPRASDPGWAHGIMVNGGRQKIKCKYCNKVMLGGGISRLKQHLAGERGNVAPCEEVPEEVKVQIQQLLGFKVLEKLKRQKNGSKNAVSCFPSREEINDGTHGVQNSRRHSLRRKAKEVREGVTKEAKRKKKHLLPTTFVTQSVNQNTAQIESIEQADMAVAKFVYQAGIPITVVNSQYFQQMADAIAAVGPGYKMPTYYSLMGKLLDRSVQDVGEYVEELRKSWEVTGCSVLVDRWVDRTGSVVINFFVYCSKGTMFLKSVDSSEISESAEGLLNLFDTIVQEVGPKNIVNFVTDSSSLFKAAGILLVEKYKTFFSSVCAAHCVELILEEIEKTVEVKEIVGKAKRIVQFIYNNVWVLNQIKKRSGGREIIHLASTRYFSIFLTLQNILSLKDHLHQTFTSDAWMQSDLSQYGAGLEVTKITADPQFWSKCDHITMGTKPLLSVLQFLESEEKPSAGFIFDAFEKMKSSVMLAFNQKESVYLPYLKAIDHVLLKEFQSSLHVAACYLNPSIFYSPTFLSSKVIQKGLLDCIEALEPDITSQVMITNNINFYEEAVGDFGRPVALHGRDSLAPATWWSLYGTDYPDLQRLAVRILSQTCSVVQCRKRCSMFNYLYLKKNWLEKQKMNDLAFAHYNLQLQERRPETCKARCSIDAVDPVLLEAIDANMEDWVDVKVTNQETLVTTQETLVEHKLSNRDSCIGSTDERSTEETRDTDEQLNVVL, encoded by the exons ATGGTACCTCCACGAGCTTCTGATCCAGGTTGGGCTCATGGAATTATGGTCAATGGAGGCCGCCAGAAGATTAAATGCAAATACTGTAATAAAGTTATGCTTGGGGGTGGCATATCCAGACTTAAGCAACATCTAGCTGGGGAAAGGGGAAATGTAGCTCCATGTGAGGAAGTTCCAGAAGAAGTTAAGGTGCAGATTCAACAACTTTTAGGTTTTAAAGTTTTGGAGAAGCTGAAACGGCAGAAGAACGGTAGCAAGAATGCAGTATCGTGCTTTCCAAGTAGGGAAGAAATAAATGATGGGACACATGGGGTTCAGAATTCACGACGACACTCTTTGCGGAGAAAGGCAAAGGAGGTACGGGAAGGAGTTACTAAGGAAgcaaagaggaaaaagaaacatCTTCTTCCAACAACTTTTGTTACTCAATCCGTTAACCAGAATACTGCCCAGATAGAAAGCATAGAACAAGCTGATATGGCTGTTGCTAAATTTGTATACCAAGCGGGTATACCAATCACTGTTGTGAACTCACAATATTTCCAACAAATGGCTGATGCAATTGCTGCTGTAGGCCCTGGTTATAAGATGCCTACTTATTATTCTTTGATGGGCAAATTGCTTGACAGAAGTGTCCAGGATGTTGGAGAATATGTTGAAGAGTTGAGAAAATCATGGGAGGTTACTGGGTGCTCAGTCTTGGTTGATAGGTGGGTGGATAGAACTGGTTCTGTGGTCATAAACTTTTTTGTCTATTGTTCCAAGGGTACCATGTTCCTTAAATCTGTTGATTCATCTGAAATTTCAGAATCAGCTGAGGGCCTTCTAAATTTATTTGACACCATTGTTCAAGAAGTTGGACCGAAGAATATAGTCAATTTTGTGACAGATTCTTCTTCCTTGTTTAAAGCTGCAGGTATACTCTTGGTGGAAAAATACAAGACCTTTTTCTCAAGTGTTTGTGCTGCACATTGTGTGGAGTTGATCCTCGAGGAAATTGAGAAAACCGTAGAAGTAAAAGAGATTGTTGGGAAAGCGAAAAGGATAGTTCAGTTCATATACAACAATGTCTGGGTCCTAAACCAAATAAAGAAGAGAAGTGGTGGAAGAGAAATTATTCACCTTGCATCTACAAGATATTTCTCCATCTTCTTGACTCTGCAAAACATTTTGTCCTTGAAAGACCATCTTCATCAGACATTCACTAGTGATGCTTGGATGCAGTCAGATTTGTCACAGTATGGGGCTGGACTTGAGGTGACAAAGATCACTGCTGATCCACAATTCTGGTCGAAGTGTGATCATATTACAATGGGAACAAAACCATTACTTTCTGTGTTGCAATTTCTTGAGTCAGAGGAGAAGCCATCTGCTGGATTTATATTTGATGCATTTGAAAAAATGAAGAGTAGTGTCATGCTTGCTTTCAACCAGAAGGAATCTGTGTACTTGCCATATTTGAAAGCCATTGACCATGTTTTACTGAAGGAATTTCAGAGCTCCCTTCATGTGGCTGCATGCTACCTAAACCCGTCGATATTCTATAGTCCTACATTCTTATCCAGCAAAGTTATTCAAAAGGGTTTACTGGATTGTATCGAAGCCTTAGAGCCAGATATAACATCTCAGGTCATGATTACAAACAATATAAATTTCTATGAGGAAGCTGTTGGAGATTTTGGGCGGCCAGTTGCATTACATGGTCGGGATTCACTGGCCCCAG CTACTTGGTGGTCATTGTATGGAACTGATTACCCAGATTTACAACGGTTGGCTGTTAGGATATTGAGTCAGACTTGCAGCGTTGTACAATGTCGTAAAAGATGTAGCATGTTCAATTATCTCTATTTAAAGAAGAACTGGCTGGAAAAGCAGAAGATGAATGACCTTGCATTTGCTCATTATAATTTGCAGCTCCAGGAGAG GAGACCGGAGACTTGTAAAGCAAGGTGCTCAATAGATGCAGTAGATCCTGTTCTTTTGGAAGCCATTGATGCGAACATGGAAGATTGGGTGGATGTGAAGGTCACTAATCAGGAGACCTTGGTCACTACTCAGGAGACCTTGGTGGAACATAAACTGTCAAATAGGGATAGTTGTATTGGCAGCACCGATGAGAGAAGCACTGAGGAGACTAGAGATACAGATG
- the LOC103496546 gene encoding uncharacterized protein LOC103496546 isoform X7, translated as MVPPRASDPGWAHGIMVNGGRQKIKCKYCNKVMLGGGISRLKQHLAGERGNVAPCEEVPEEVKVQIQQLLGFKVLEKLKRQKNGSKNAVSCFPSREEINDGTHGVQNSRRHSLRRKAKEVREGVTKEAKRKKKHLLPTTFVTQSVNQNTAQIESIEQADMAVAKFVYQAGIPITVVNSQYFQQMADAIAAVGPGYKMPTYYSLMGKLLDRSVQDVGEYVEELRKSWEVTGCSVLVDRWVDRTGSVVINFFVYCSKGTMFLKSVDSSEISESAEGLLNLFDTIVQEVGPKNIVNFVTDSSSLFKAAGILLVEKYKTFFSSVCAAHCVELILEEIEKTVEVKEIVGKAKRIVQFIYNNVWVLNQIKKRSGGREIIHLASTRYFSIFLTLQNILSLKDHLHQTFTSDAWMQSDLSQYGAGLEVTKITADPQFWSKCDHITMGTKPLLSVLQFLESEEKPSAGFIFDAFEKMKSSVMLAFNQKESVYLPYLKAIDHVLLKEFQSSLHVAACYLNPSIFYSPTFLSSKVIQKGLLDCIEALEPDITSQVMITNNINFYEEAVGDFGRPVALHGRDSLAPATWWSLYGTDYPDLQRLAVRILSQTCSVVQCRKRCSMFNYLYLKKNWLEKQKMNDLAFAHYNLQLQERRPETCKARCSIDAVDPVLLEAIDANMEDWVDVKVTNQETLVTTQETLVEHKLSNRDSCIGSTDERSTEETRDTDEIKSRSVTEMWMVRDKKLYWRSEDRTTSWRELSLCMAALNSSKNILRNDVLAHSDIELH; from the exons ATGGTACCTCCACGAGCTTCTGATCCAGGTTGGGCTCATGGAATTATGGTCAATGGAGGCCGCCAGAAGATTAAATGCAAATACTGTAATAAAGTTATGCTTGGGGGTGGCATATCCAGACTTAAGCAACATCTAGCTGGGGAAAGGGGAAATGTAGCTCCATGTGAGGAAGTTCCAGAAGAAGTTAAGGTGCAGATTCAACAACTTTTAGGTTTTAAAGTTTTGGAGAAGCTGAAACGGCAGAAGAACGGTAGCAAGAATGCAGTATCGTGCTTTCCAAGTAGGGAAGAAATAAATGATGGGACACATGGGGTTCAGAATTCACGACGACACTCTTTGCGGAGAAAGGCAAAGGAGGTACGGGAAGGAGTTACTAAGGAAgcaaagaggaaaaagaaacatCTTCTTCCAACAACTTTTGTTACTCAATCCGTTAACCAGAATACTGCCCAGATAGAAAGCATAGAACAAGCTGATATGGCTGTTGCTAAATTTGTATACCAAGCGGGTATACCAATCACTGTTGTGAACTCACAATATTTCCAACAAATGGCTGATGCAATTGCTGCTGTAGGCCCTGGTTATAAGATGCCTACTTATTATTCTTTGATGGGCAAATTGCTTGACAGAAGTGTCCAGGATGTTGGAGAATATGTTGAAGAGTTGAGAAAATCATGGGAGGTTACTGGGTGCTCAGTCTTGGTTGATAGGTGGGTGGATAGAACTGGTTCTGTGGTCATAAACTTTTTTGTCTATTGTTCCAAGGGTACCATGTTCCTTAAATCTGTTGATTCATCTGAAATTTCAGAATCAGCTGAGGGCCTTCTAAATTTATTTGACACCATTGTTCAAGAAGTTGGACCGAAGAATATAGTCAATTTTGTGACAGATTCTTCTTCCTTGTTTAAAGCTGCAGGTATACTCTTGGTGGAAAAATACAAGACCTTTTTCTCAAGTGTTTGTGCTGCACATTGTGTGGAGTTGATCCTCGAGGAAATTGAGAAAACCGTAGAAGTAAAAGAGATTGTTGGGAAAGCGAAAAGGATAGTTCAGTTCATATACAACAATGTCTGGGTCCTAAACCAAATAAAGAAGAGAAGTGGTGGAAGAGAAATTATTCACCTTGCATCTACAAGATATTTCTCCATCTTCTTGACTCTGCAAAACATTTTGTCCTTGAAAGACCATCTTCATCAGACATTCACTAGTGATGCTTGGATGCAGTCAGATTTGTCACAGTATGGGGCTGGACTTGAGGTGACAAAGATCACTGCTGATCCACAATTCTGGTCGAAGTGTGATCATATTACAATGGGAACAAAACCATTACTTTCTGTGTTGCAATTTCTTGAGTCAGAGGAGAAGCCATCTGCTGGATTTATATTTGATGCATTTGAAAAAATGAAGAGTAGTGTCATGCTTGCTTTCAACCAGAAGGAATCTGTGTACTTGCCATATTTGAAAGCCATTGACCATGTTTTACTGAAGGAATTTCAGAGCTCCCTTCATGTGGCTGCATGCTACCTAAACCCGTCGATATTCTATAGTCCTACATTCTTATCCAGCAAAGTTATTCAAAAGGGTTTACTGGATTGTATCGAAGCCTTAGAGCCAGATATAACATCTCAGGTCATGATTACAAACAATATAAATTTCTATGAGGAAGCTGTTGGAGATTTTGGGCGGCCAGTTGCATTACATGGTCGGGATTCACTGGCCCCAG CTACTTGGTGGTCATTGTATGGAACTGATTACCCAGATTTACAACGGTTGGCTGTTAGGATATTGAGTCAGACTTGCAGCGTTGTACAATGTCGTAAAAGATGTAGCATGTTCAATTATCTCTATTTAAAGAAGAACTGGCTGGAAAAGCAGAAGATGAATGACCTTGCATTTGCTCATTATAATTTGCAGCTCCAGGAGAG GAGACCGGAGACTTGTAAAGCAAGGTGCTCAATAGATGCAGTAGATCCTGTTCTTTTGGAAGCCATTGATGCGAACATGGAAGATTGGGTGGATGTGAAGGTCACTAATCAGGAGACCTTGGTCACTACTCAGGAGACCTTGGTGGAACATAAACTGTCAAATAGGGATAGTTGTATTGGCAGCACCGATGAGAGAAGCACTGAGGAGACTAGAGATACAGATG AAATTAAGTCCAGATCTGTTACTGAAATGTGGATGGTGCGTGACAAAAAGCTTTATTGGCGAAGTGAAGACAGGACAACATCTTGGAGGGAGCTGTCTCTTTGCATGGCAGCTTTGAACTCATCGAAG AACATTCTTAGGAATGACGTCCTTGCTCATTCAGATATTGAATTGCATTGA
- the LOC103496546 gene encoding uncharacterized protein LOC103496546 isoform X8, with product MVPPRASDPGWAHGIMVNGGRQKIKCKYCNKVMLGGGISRLKQHLAGERGNVAPCEEVPEEVKVQIQQLLGFKVLEKLKRQKNGSKNAVSCFPSREEINDGTHGVQNSRRHSLRRKAKEVREGVTKEAKRKKKHLLPTTFVTQSVNQNTAQIESIEQADMAVAKFVYQAGIPITVVNSQYFQQMADAIAAVGPGYKMPTYYSLMGKLLDRSVQDVGEYVEELRKSWEVTGCSVLVDRWVDRTGSVVINFFVYCSKGTMFLKSVDSSEISESAEGLLNLFDTIVQEVGPKNIVNFVTDSSSLFKAAGILLVEKYKTFFSSVCAAHCVELILEEIEKTVEVKEIVGKAKRIVQFIYNNVWVLNQIKKRSGGREIIHLASTRYFSIFLTLQNILSLKDHLHQTFTSDAWMQSDLSQYGAGLEVTKITADPQFWSKCDHITMGTKPLLSVLQFLESEEKPSAGFIFDAFEKMKSSVMLAFNQKESVYLPYLKAIDHVLLKEFQSSLHVAACYLNPSIFYSPTFLSSKVIQKGLLDCIEALEPDITSQVMITNNINFYEEAVGDFGRPVALHGRDSLAPATWWSLYGTDYPDLQRLAVRILSQTCSVVQCRKRCSMFNYLYLKKNWLEKQKMNDLAFAHYNLQLQERRPETCKARCSIDAVDPVLLEAIDANMEDWVDVKVTNQETLVTTQETLVEHKLSNRDSCIGSTDERSTEETRDTDDRTTSWRELSLCMAALNSSKNILRNDVLAHSDIELH from the exons ATGGTACCTCCACGAGCTTCTGATCCAGGTTGGGCTCATGGAATTATGGTCAATGGAGGCCGCCAGAAGATTAAATGCAAATACTGTAATAAAGTTATGCTTGGGGGTGGCATATCCAGACTTAAGCAACATCTAGCTGGGGAAAGGGGAAATGTAGCTCCATGTGAGGAAGTTCCAGAAGAAGTTAAGGTGCAGATTCAACAACTTTTAGGTTTTAAAGTTTTGGAGAAGCTGAAACGGCAGAAGAACGGTAGCAAGAATGCAGTATCGTGCTTTCCAAGTAGGGAAGAAATAAATGATGGGACACATGGGGTTCAGAATTCACGACGACACTCTTTGCGGAGAAAGGCAAAGGAGGTACGGGAAGGAGTTACTAAGGAAgcaaagaggaaaaagaaacatCTTCTTCCAACAACTTTTGTTACTCAATCCGTTAACCAGAATACTGCCCAGATAGAAAGCATAGAACAAGCTGATATGGCTGTTGCTAAATTTGTATACCAAGCGGGTATACCAATCACTGTTGTGAACTCACAATATTTCCAACAAATGGCTGATGCAATTGCTGCTGTAGGCCCTGGTTATAAGATGCCTACTTATTATTCTTTGATGGGCAAATTGCTTGACAGAAGTGTCCAGGATGTTGGAGAATATGTTGAAGAGTTGAGAAAATCATGGGAGGTTACTGGGTGCTCAGTCTTGGTTGATAGGTGGGTGGATAGAACTGGTTCTGTGGTCATAAACTTTTTTGTCTATTGTTCCAAGGGTACCATGTTCCTTAAATCTGTTGATTCATCTGAAATTTCAGAATCAGCTGAGGGCCTTCTAAATTTATTTGACACCATTGTTCAAGAAGTTGGACCGAAGAATATAGTCAATTTTGTGACAGATTCTTCTTCCTTGTTTAAAGCTGCAGGTATACTCTTGGTGGAAAAATACAAGACCTTTTTCTCAAGTGTTTGTGCTGCACATTGTGTGGAGTTGATCCTCGAGGAAATTGAGAAAACCGTAGAAGTAAAAGAGATTGTTGGGAAAGCGAAAAGGATAGTTCAGTTCATATACAACAATGTCTGGGTCCTAAACCAAATAAAGAAGAGAAGTGGTGGAAGAGAAATTATTCACCTTGCATCTACAAGATATTTCTCCATCTTCTTGACTCTGCAAAACATTTTGTCCTTGAAAGACCATCTTCATCAGACATTCACTAGTGATGCTTGGATGCAGTCAGATTTGTCACAGTATGGGGCTGGACTTGAGGTGACAAAGATCACTGCTGATCCACAATTCTGGTCGAAGTGTGATCATATTACAATGGGAACAAAACCATTACTTTCTGTGTTGCAATTTCTTGAGTCAGAGGAGAAGCCATCTGCTGGATTTATATTTGATGCATTTGAAAAAATGAAGAGTAGTGTCATGCTTGCTTTCAACCAGAAGGAATCTGTGTACTTGCCATATTTGAAAGCCATTGACCATGTTTTACTGAAGGAATTTCAGAGCTCCCTTCATGTGGCTGCATGCTACCTAAACCCGTCGATATTCTATAGTCCTACATTCTTATCCAGCAAAGTTATTCAAAAGGGTTTACTGGATTGTATCGAAGCCTTAGAGCCAGATATAACATCTCAGGTCATGATTACAAACAATATAAATTTCTATGAGGAAGCTGTTGGAGATTTTGGGCGGCCAGTTGCATTACATGGTCGGGATTCACTGGCCCCAG CTACTTGGTGGTCATTGTATGGAACTGATTACCCAGATTTACAACGGTTGGCTGTTAGGATATTGAGTCAGACTTGCAGCGTTGTACAATGTCGTAAAAGATGTAGCATGTTCAATTATCTCTATTTAAAGAAGAACTGGCTGGAAAAGCAGAAGATGAATGACCTTGCATTTGCTCATTATAATTTGCAGCTCCAGGAGAG GAGACCGGAGACTTGTAAAGCAAGGTGCTCAATAGATGCAGTAGATCCTGTTCTTTTGGAAGCCATTGATGCGAACATGGAAGATTGGGTGGATGTGAAGGTCACTAATCAGGAGACCTTGGTCACTACTCAGGAGACCTTGGTGGAACATAAACTGTCAAATAGGGATAGTTGTATTGGCAGCACCGATGAGAGAAGCACTGAGGAGACTAGAGATACAGATG ACAGGACAACATCTTGGAGGGAGCTGTCTCTTTGCATGGCAGCTTTGAACTCATCGAAG AACATTCTTAGGAATGACGTCCTTGCTCATTCAGATATTGAATTGCATTGA
- the LOC103496546 gene encoding uncharacterized protein LOC103496546 isoform X4, with product MVPPRASDPGWAHGIMVNGGRQKIKCKYCNKVMLGGGISRLKQHLAGERGNVAPCEEVPEEVKVQIQQLLGFKVLEKLKRQKNGSKNAVSCFPSREEINDGTHGVQNSRRHSLRRKAKEVREGVTKEAKRKKKHLLPTTFVTQSVNQNTAQIESIEQADMAVAKFVYQAGIPITVVNSQYFQQMADAIAAVGPGYKMPTYYSLMGKLLDRSVQDVGEYVEELRKSWEVTGCSVLVDRWVDRTGSVVINFFVYCSKGTMFLKSVDSSEISESAEGLLNLFDTIVQEVGPKNIVNFVTDSSSLFKAAGILLVEKYKTFFSSVCAAHCVELILEEIEKTVEVKEIVGKAKRIVQFIYNNVWVLNQIKKRSGGREIIHLASTRYFSIFLTLQNILSLKDHLHQTFTSDAWMQSDLSQYGAGLEVTKITADPQFWSKCDHITMGTKPLLSVLQFLESEEKPSAGFIFDAFEKMKSSVMLAFNQKESVYLPYLKAIDHVLLKEFQSSLHVAACYLNPSIFYSPTFLSSKVIQKGLLDCIEALEPDITSQVMITNNINFYEEAVGDFGRPVALHGRDSLAPATWWSLYGTDYPDLQRLAVRILSQTCSVVQCRKRCSMFNYLYLKKNWLEKQKMNDLAFAHYNLQLQERRPETCKARCSIDAVDPVLLEAIDANMEDWVDVKVTNQETLVTTQETLVEHKLSNRDSCIGSTDERSTEETRDTDEIKSRSVTEMWMVRDKKLYWRSEDRTTSWRELSLCMAALNSSKVTFPSLLESIRSNISSNFPGSVMSTGRQSSEHS from the exons ATGGTACCTCCACGAGCTTCTGATCCAGGTTGGGCTCATGGAATTATGGTCAATGGAGGCCGCCAGAAGATTAAATGCAAATACTGTAATAAAGTTATGCTTGGGGGTGGCATATCCAGACTTAAGCAACATCTAGCTGGGGAAAGGGGAAATGTAGCTCCATGTGAGGAAGTTCCAGAAGAAGTTAAGGTGCAGATTCAACAACTTTTAGGTTTTAAAGTTTTGGAGAAGCTGAAACGGCAGAAGAACGGTAGCAAGAATGCAGTATCGTGCTTTCCAAGTAGGGAAGAAATAAATGATGGGACACATGGGGTTCAGAATTCACGACGACACTCTTTGCGGAGAAAGGCAAAGGAGGTACGGGAAGGAGTTACTAAGGAAgcaaagaggaaaaagaaacatCTTCTTCCAACAACTTTTGTTACTCAATCCGTTAACCAGAATACTGCCCAGATAGAAAGCATAGAACAAGCTGATATGGCTGTTGCTAAATTTGTATACCAAGCGGGTATACCAATCACTGTTGTGAACTCACAATATTTCCAACAAATGGCTGATGCAATTGCTGCTGTAGGCCCTGGTTATAAGATGCCTACTTATTATTCTTTGATGGGCAAATTGCTTGACAGAAGTGTCCAGGATGTTGGAGAATATGTTGAAGAGTTGAGAAAATCATGGGAGGTTACTGGGTGCTCAGTCTTGGTTGATAGGTGGGTGGATAGAACTGGTTCTGTGGTCATAAACTTTTTTGTCTATTGTTCCAAGGGTACCATGTTCCTTAAATCTGTTGATTCATCTGAAATTTCAGAATCAGCTGAGGGCCTTCTAAATTTATTTGACACCATTGTTCAAGAAGTTGGACCGAAGAATATAGTCAATTTTGTGACAGATTCTTCTTCCTTGTTTAAAGCTGCAGGTATACTCTTGGTGGAAAAATACAAGACCTTTTTCTCAAGTGTTTGTGCTGCACATTGTGTGGAGTTGATCCTCGAGGAAATTGAGAAAACCGTAGAAGTAAAAGAGATTGTTGGGAAAGCGAAAAGGATAGTTCAGTTCATATACAACAATGTCTGGGTCCTAAACCAAATAAAGAAGAGAAGTGGTGGAAGAGAAATTATTCACCTTGCATCTACAAGATATTTCTCCATCTTCTTGACTCTGCAAAACATTTTGTCCTTGAAAGACCATCTTCATCAGACATTCACTAGTGATGCTTGGATGCAGTCAGATTTGTCACAGTATGGGGCTGGACTTGAGGTGACAAAGATCACTGCTGATCCACAATTCTGGTCGAAGTGTGATCATATTACAATGGGAACAAAACCATTACTTTCTGTGTTGCAATTTCTTGAGTCAGAGGAGAAGCCATCTGCTGGATTTATATTTGATGCATTTGAAAAAATGAAGAGTAGTGTCATGCTTGCTTTCAACCAGAAGGAATCTGTGTACTTGCCATATTTGAAAGCCATTGACCATGTTTTACTGAAGGAATTTCAGAGCTCCCTTCATGTGGCTGCATGCTACCTAAACCCGTCGATATTCTATAGTCCTACATTCTTATCCAGCAAAGTTATTCAAAAGGGTTTACTGGATTGTATCGAAGCCTTAGAGCCAGATATAACATCTCAGGTCATGATTACAAACAATATAAATTTCTATGAGGAAGCTGTTGGAGATTTTGGGCGGCCAGTTGCATTACATGGTCGGGATTCACTGGCCCCAG CTACTTGGTGGTCATTGTATGGAACTGATTACCCAGATTTACAACGGTTGGCTGTTAGGATATTGAGTCAGACTTGCAGCGTTGTACAATGTCGTAAAAGATGTAGCATGTTCAATTATCTCTATTTAAAGAAGAACTGGCTGGAAAAGCAGAAGATGAATGACCTTGCATTTGCTCATTATAATTTGCAGCTCCAGGAGAG GAGACCGGAGACTTGTAAAGCAAGGTGCTCAATAGATGCAGTAGATCCTGTTCTTTTGGAAGCCATTGATGCGAACATGGAAGATTGGGTGGATGTGAAGGTCACTAATCAGGAGACCTTGGTCACTACTCAGGAGACCTTGGTGGAACATAAACTGTCAAATAGGGATAGTTGTATTGGCAGCACCGATGAGAGAAGCACTGAGGAGACTAGAGATACAGATG AAATTAAGTCCAGATCTGTTACTGAAATGTGGATGGTGCGTGACAAAAAGCTTTATTGGCGAAGTGAAGACAGGACAACATCTTGGAGGGAGCTGTCTCTTTGCATGGCAGCTTTGAACTCATCGAAGGTAACCTTTCCATCACTGTTGGAATCCATCAGATCAAATATTTCATCTAATTTCCCGGGTTCTGTGATGTCTACTGGAAGGCAATCATCAG AACATTCTTAG